A genomic region of Phocoena sinus isolate mPhoSin1 chromosome 18, mPhoSin1.pri, whole genome shotgun sequence contains the following coding sequences:
- the LOC116742888 gene encoding 39S ribosomal protein L30, mitochondrial-like, protein MLMAGILRSIVQRPPGRLQMVTKGVEPLVCTDWIRHKLAKSRIPDKVFQPSPEDHEKYGGDTEQPHKPHIVARIKSTKRRPYWEKDIIKMLGLQKAHTPQVHKNAPSVNAELKVVKHLVRIKPRKLPQGLPTEQNMSSMCLRSTAELVVGRLQSPTDQEVSKS, encoded by the coding sequence ATGCTCATGGCAGGGATTTTGCGCTCAATAGTTCAGAGGCCCCCAGGCAGACTACAAATGGTGACAAAAGGTGTGGAGCCCCTTGTTTGTACAGACTGGATTCGTCACAAACTTGCGAAGTCAAGAATTCCAGATAAAGTTTTCCAGCCTTCACCTGAAGATCATGAAAAATATGGTGGGGATACAGAGCAACCTCATAAACCACATATTGTTGCcagaataaaaagtacaaaaaggCGTCCATATTGGGAGAAAGATATAATAAAGATGCTTGGGTTACAAAAAGCACATACCCCTCAAGTTCACAAGAATGCCCCTTCGGTGAATGCAGAACTGAAAGTGGTTAAACATTTGGTAAGAATCAAGCCCCGGAAGCTGCCACAAGGTCTCCCAACAGAGCAGAACATGTCCAGCATGTGTCTCAGGAGCACTGCAGAGCTGGTGGTGGGGCGGCTTCAGAGCCCCACGGACCAGGAAGTGAGTAAGTCCTGA